CTGGGGGACATAGATTTGAGCAACAACAACCTCCTGGATATAACGTTAGATGTCTTTGCTTCCAAAGGTCAAGGGAAACCCATTAACGTGGATCTGTCCAACAACATGATAAGCGCAGTCACGAGACACCATGACAAAAACATCCCCAACATCCAGAGCTTAAATCTGTCTGGAAACAGACTGAAGACTGTACCAAACCTCCAAGGGATTCCCCTGCGATACTTAAATCTCGATGGGAACCCTCTGGCCAAGATTGAGAAAGGAGCTTTCGTGGAACTGAAGGATTTAATTCATTTATCTCTCAGCAGCTTACGTGGCTTTAGAGAGATCTCTCCGTACAGCTTCAAAGAACTACCCAACCTCCAGGTACTCGATTTATCCGGCAACCCCAACCTTAAGTTGTTCAGTGCCGAAGTAGTCTTCGGTCTAAGCTCCTTGCAAGAGCTCAACCTGTCCAGTACAAGTGTTTCCTTCTTGCCAAAGACTGTGCTGAAATACTTACCTACCATCAAAAGCATTACCTTGGGGAAGAATGTACAGTGTCTTAAGGTGACCAAGGAAGGACAGTATCACCAACAAATCGGGCTGACCAAAAAAGAGGTCCTCCGTTGTCATGACAGCCATGGGTCGGTAGCAGCAGCGTCCTATGTCTCATGATGTAGGTGGAGGGGAAAGCACTGAGGGAGATTGTACAGCTACCTGGACTGAAATGACCTGCCGCGTGCCTTTCGTAAATCATTTTGTTAATA
The nucleotide sequence above comes from Caretta caretta isolate rCarCar2 chromosome 1, rCarCar1.hap1, whole genome shotgun sequence. Encoded proteins:
- the TSKU gene encoding tsukushi codes for the protein MPLSAWFSLLLLFLCIGTTKTCSPGCHCEVESFGLFDSFSLTKVDCSGIGSHIVPVPIPLDTSYLDLSSNKLETINESMLTGPGYTTLVSLDLSYNKIAKISSTTFSRLRYLESLDLSHNSLAVLPDECFPSSPLGDIDLSNNNLLDITLDVFASKGQGKPINVDLSNNMISAVTRHHDKNIPNIQSLNLSGNRLKTVPNLQGIPLRYLNLDGNPLAKIEKGAFVELKDLIHLSLSSLRGFREISPYSFKELPNLQVLDLSGNPNLKLFSAEVVFGLSSLQELNLSSTSVSFLPKTVLKYLPTIKSITLGKNVQCLKVTKEGQYHQQIGLTKKEVLRCHDSHGSVAAASYVS